The following are from one region of the Paenalkalicoccus suaedae genome:
- a CDS encoding phosphatidylserine decarboxylase codes for MIRKRIYNSIFKLNGHPIIAKPLKKFAESKVSKPLVGSFANVYKLDMDEADRQLADYQSLHHLFTRRLKEGVREVAAAEDAFVSPCDGVLSTVDDLTMESTFVVKGQTYTVEELLGSKQEAEKYAGGQVLIFYLSPVNYHRVHVSVDADVRRVYAIGRDAAPVNDLGLTYSLRPLTRNYRLIADFEAGGHSFAQVMVGALNVNTIERTNMNDSVKKGEEFGYFSFGSTVVTCVPKGALTFNGKIGPVKMGEQVGTWR; via the coding sequence GTGATACGTAAACGTATATATAACTCGATTTTTAAACTGAATGGACATCCAATTATCGCGAAGCCACTGAAAAAATTTGCGGAATCAAAAGTGAGTAAGCCTCTCGTGGGGTCTTTCGCCAACGTATATAAGCTAGACATGGACGAAGCAGATAGGCAGCTTGCGGACTATCAGAGTCTCCACCACCTTTTTACCAGAAGATTGAAAGAGGGAGTAAGGGAAGTTGCGGCCGCGGAGGATGCGTTCGTGAGTCCGTGCGATGGCGTGTTATCCACCGTGGATGACCTGACGATGGAGAGTACGTTTGTCGTGAAGGGCCAGACGTATACGGTTGAGGAGCTGCTTGGATCGAAGCAAGAGGCGGAGAAGTACGCTGGCGGGCAGGTGCTGATTTTTTACTTGAGCCCAGTTAACTATCACCGCGTGCACGTGTCTGTGGATGCGGACGTGCGTCGCGTGTACGCGATCGGCAGAGATGCGGCGCCGGTAAACGACCTAGGATTGACGTATTCGCTGCGCCCATTAACACGCAACTATCGATTGATCGCTGACTTTGAGGCGGGCGGCCATTCGTTTGCGCAGGTGATGGTCGGTGCGCTTAACGTGAATACAATCGAGCGAACAAATATGAATGATTCGGTTAAAAAGGGCGAGGAGTTCGGCTACTTTTCGTTCGGATCTACCGTTGTGACGTGTGTGCCGAAGGGGGCGCTTACGTTTAATGGGAAAATCGGGCCGGTCAAAATGGGAGAACAAGTGGGAACGTGGCGGTGA
- a CDS encoding helix-turn-helix domain-containing protein: MILTTELAFFIIINNDNDEGWTKLDKQELDFLLHPIRMRIIQHLTRRPATVQQLKEWMADIPQATLYRHVNALKDKAMIVVTESHQKRGTTEKTYALHKPVMTQEEVEKLTGEEHLQLLLPFLSNVTGQASEYLLSNPTVAKDYFGYSQVDLHVTKDEFQELQVKMNDLLQPLVANEPSDDRKKITLVQVVLPEPKKN; encoded by the coding sequence ATGATATTGACAACGGAGCTCGCATTCTTTATTATTATCAATAATGATAATGATGAGGGGTGGACGAAGTTGGATAAACAAGAGCTAGACTTCCTTTTACATCCAATACGCATGCGCATTATTCAGCATCTAACTAGGCGTCCTGCGACTGTGCAGCAGTTAAAAGAGTGGATGGCGGATATTCCACAGGCTACTCTTTATCGTCATGTCAATGCATTAAAGGATAAAGCCATGATCGTTGTGACCGAAAGCCATCAAAAGCGCGGTACAACAGAAAAAACGTATGCGCTACATAAACCAGTGATGACGCAGGAAGAAGTGGAGAAACTAACTGGTGAGGAACATCTGCAGCTTCTTCTACCTTTCCTATCTAATGTCACAGGTCAGGCTAGCGAGTATTTGCTAAGTAATCCGACTGTAGCAAAGGATTATTTCGGATACAGCCAGGTTGATTTACATGTAACGAAAGACGAATTTCAGGAATTGCAGGTCAAGATGAACGACCTTCTTCAGCCACTTGTTGCAAACGAGCCTTCTGATGATAGAAAAAAAATAACGCTCGTGCAAGTCGTCTTACCTGAACCTAAAAAAAATTAA